Genomic window (Polaribacter batillariae):
GAAATACGAATTACAATTGGGGTATTCTCTTTCTTCATTTTTTCTAACTGTGCCTGTAGATACTCAGGTTTTTTGGCTTTTACAGAATCTAAATTTTGCCAAGAAGAAATGTTTCCGTTTTCATCTACCAAAATAGAAGGAATATTGGTGTTGTTTTCAATAATCATTCCTTCGATATAAAAACTATCGTCTAAATTTGGGTTTGTAGCAAATTCTTTAATAGCTGCAGCAAAAATTTCCATTTTAGAACGCTCTTCTTGTTTAAAATTCTGAAAAAACACATAAGTATTCCAAAGAATTAAAGAAACAATCGCAATAGAAATAAGAATTGCAGTTCTTTTAAAGAAAAGCGTGTTGGTTGTAAATTTCATTAAAACAAATATAAAGGTTTCTCTATATAACTCATTTGCGATTTTGATAGTATCTTTACAAAACAATTTTTATAAACTAAATGTCTCCTTGAGCGCAGTCGAAAGGTTTTAGTTCTCCACTGCGCTCGAACAGACACTCTAAAGTTTTAATTTAATATGCTAAGTATAGATCCAAAAGAAATTTCAACAGGCCAATTACATGGTTATTTATTAGGGGCAGTTGCCCCAAGACCTATTGCGTTTGCAAGTACAATAGACAAAAATGGAAACGCAAATCTATCGCCTTTTAGCTTTTTTAATGTGTTTGGTTCCAATCCGCCAATTATGGTTTTTTCTCCAGCCAGAAGAGTTCGAGACAATACCACAAAACATACCTTAGAAAATGCATTAGCAACCAAAGAAGTGGTTATAAATATGGTAAATTATAGCATTGTACAACAAATGTCTTTAAGTTCTACAGAATATCCGAAAGGCGTAAATGAGTTCGAAAAAGCAGGGCTTACGATGCTAAAATCCGACAAAATAAAACCTTTTAGAGTTGCAGAATCTCCAGTGCAATTCGAGTGCAAAGTAAATGATGTTATTTTTACGGGAGATAAAGGTGGAGCAGGAAATTTAATTGTTTGTGAAGTGGTAAAAATTCATATTTCTGAAACTGTTTTAGATGCAAATGGTGCAATCGACCAACATAAAATAGATTTGGTGGCAAGAGCAGGAGGAAGTTATTATTCTAGAGCCAAAGATGGTTTTTTCGAAATCCCGAAACCAATTACTACTTTAGGTATTGGAGTAGATGCAATTCCTGTAGAAATAAGAAATAGCACCATTTT
Coding sequences:
- a CDS encoding flavin reductase family protein yields the protein MLSIDPKEISTGQLHGYLLGAVAPRPIAFASTIDKNGNANLSPFSFFNVFGSNPPIMVFSPARRVRDNTTKHTLENALATKEVVINMVNYSIVQQMSLSSTEYPKGVNEFEKAGLTMLKSDKIKPFRVAESPVQFECKVNDVIFTGDKGGAGNLIVCEVVKIHISETVLDANGAIDQHKIDLVARAGGSYYSRAKDGFFEIPKPITTLGIGVDAIPVEIRNSTILTGNNLGMLGNVEELPNEKNVDNFAKEHPQFIGLETTKKHTFAQEFLEKNDVESAWKVLLIK